The following proteins come from a genomic window of Triticum aestivum cultivar Chinese Spring chromosome 6A, IWGSC CS RefSeq v2.1, whole genome shotgun sequence:
- the LOC123130883 gene encoding uncharacterized protein has product MVPPYQQTNSNSNSGLTMTTTHRAGDAVNNRPIVPPSGEPNSGPTSSLIITATHRAGDAGGVSNAGPASSLTMTAVHRARGAVPGSSPISGEAEESNAADISRTSSLHPGTRSHGQVRSPTSNTAIVVVPTASQTDEGAATWEELGLGNIMGDDILDYGPAASNTRLEFPTDEQAATWEEPGLGNIMGDGIPDYGLAASNTRLEFPDDETSLANITFTPDGSPFGL; this is encoded by the exons ATGGTACCTCCATATCAGCAAACGAATTCCAATTCAAATTCTGGTCTCACTATGACTACAACCCATAGAGCTGGAG ATGCAGTCAACAATAGACCAATTGTACCTCCAAGTGGCGAACCAAATTCAGGTCCAACTTCTAGCCTCATTATCACTGCGACCCATAGAGCTGGAG ATGCAGGTGGGGTGTCAAATGCAGGTCCAGCTTCTAGCCTCACTATGACTGCGGTCCACAGAGCTAGAG GTGCGGTGCCAGGTTCCTCTCCAATTTCTGGTGAAGCCGAAGAATCAAATGCTGCTGATATCTCTCGCACCTCCAGTTTGCATCCAGGCACCAGATCGCATGGTCAAGTTCGATCTCCTACTTCCAACACAGCTATCGTCGTTGTACCAACTGCTAGCCAAACTGATGAGGGAGCAGCCACTTGGGAAGAACTAGGTCTTGGCAACATCATGG GTGACGACATTCTTGATTATGGTCCTGCTGCTTCAAACACAAGGCTCGAATTCCCAACTGATGAGCAAGCAGCCACTTGGGAAGAACCAGGTCTTGGCAACATCATGG GTGACGGCATTCCTGATTATGGTCTTGCTGCTTCAAACACAAGGCTCGAATTCCCAGATGATGAGACTTCATTAGCTAACATAACTTTTACACCGGACGGGAGTCCATTTGGCTTATAG
- the LOC123128239 gene encoding enhancer of mRNA-decapping protein 4 — protein MPRPVIPFPMPNPNANPNPGANPMAAGGANPGARLMQLLGSSGSGHLESAVSMPPPSSEFAAAQPSPLPAMPSAPPARMLSSTSSKVPRGRLLGGGDKAVHNVDSRLPGEAQPPQLEVTPITKYTSDPGLVLGRQIAVNRTYIVYGLKLGNIRVLNINTALRSLLRGHTQRVTDMAFFAEDVHRLASASVDGRIYVWRIDEGPDAENKPQITGKIEVAIQIVGDAVAYHPRICWHSHKQELLFVGIRNCVLRIDTTKVGRGRDFSVEEPIKCHLDELIDGVRLVGRHDGDVTDLSISQWMTTRLASGSNDGMVKIWDDRKLAPLSILKPHDGQAVYSVAFLTAPERPHHINLITAGPLNREIKIWASTNEEGWLLPSDSETWNCTQTLELVSSLEPKVEEAFFNQVAVLPQASIILLANAKKNAIYAVHVEYGSDPASTRLDYIADFTVAMPILSLTGTHESQPDGEQVVQVYCVQTMAIQQYGLELSLCSPPTSDTTSFGRDPAISRVYDTPLEVVGAESSTGTSFTDSYTVGTSSKQSTFDQTAEFDLKPSAPPLTYTEGDGSAHLQSAPLASNTDLTGSGPSVGNRDKDQSAFDYSTSRITEPVALTRQDTPMPKPVALARQDTPMPKPVALARQDTPMPKDNFGKDELRDSHSDVQMLPNPRMMFKVGGNATHLITPSEIISGALSAESNQISKSDGAKIQDDSISSPRIAEVEAKHVDESKSNHDLELEAVKEAQVVCENSEKDQNSLEQTVEMISERSVTTDKYSVEESRSPSDRLVPDHTGAAGENVSNKTVEKPGISDSSVSREQSSSYTKDKVFHPQASGQSSPSTSAFNSTESSHEPVSSAYPPIQSSSEVADMLQQLIAMQKDMQKQLGTIVIAPIAKEGKRIETSLGRTMEKSIKASIDALWARFLEENTKREKAERERMQQMTTLITSSINKDLPAMLDKLVKKEVSSLGPVVARAMTPIIEKSLTSIVADAVQKAVGDKVVNQLDKSVTAKLEATLARQIQMQFHTSVKQTLQDVLRTSFESLLVPAFEQSCKTMFEQVDSAFQKGMSEHAVAIQQQVEAAHTPLVLTLKETITSASSITQNLTSELLDGNRKILALVTSGNANAQNTNVLQPNNGPITGPPEVEAPLDPMKELGRLLAEHKFDEAFTVALQRSDVSIVSWLCSQVDLRGLCTMAPVPLNQGVLLALLQQLAVDIGTETSRKIQWMTDVAMAINPTDQVIAIHVRPIFEQVYAKLAHHRSLPTTSPLDNSNLRLLMHVINSVLLSYK, from the exons ATGCCCCGCCCGGTCATCCCCTTCCCCATGCCCAACCCGAACGCGAACCCCAACCCGGGCGCTAACCCCATGGCCGCCGGGGGCGCCAACCCCGGCGCTCGCCTCATGCAGCTGCTCGGCAGCTCCGGGTCGGGCCACCTCGAGTCCGCGGTATCTATGCCCCCGCCGTCGTCGGAGTTCGCCGCCGCGCAGCCGTCGCCGCTCCCGGCGATGCCATCCGCGCCGCCGGCGAGGATGCTCAGCAGCACCAGCAGCAAGGTGCCGAGAGGTCGGCTTCTGGGTGGCGGGGACAAGGCGGTGCACAACGTCGACTCGAGGCTGCCTGGGGAGGCGCAGCCGCCACAGCTGGAGGTGACGCCGATCACCAAGTACACGTCAGACCCAGGTCTTGTGCTGGGCAGGCAGATCGCTGTAAACCGGACGTACATCGTCTATGGGCTCAAGCTGGGGAACATCCGTGTGCTAAACATCAACACCGCGCTTCGGTCACTGCTCCGTGGCCATACACAG AGGGTCACGGACATGGCTTTCTTCGCTGAGGACGTCCATCGTTTAGCAAG CGCAAGTGTGGATGGACGGATATACGTGTGGAGGATTGATGAGGGGCCCGATGCAGAAAATAAACCACAAATTACAGGAAAGATAGAAGTTGCCATACAAATTGTAGGTGATGCTGTAGCTTACCATCCAAGGATATGTTGGCACTCTCATAAGCAA GAACTTCTGTTTGTTGGAATCAGAAACTGTGTCTTAAGAATAGACACAACTAAAGTTGGAAGGGGAAGAGACTTTAGTGTTGAAGAACCTATCAAATGTCATCTTGATGAGCTTATTGATGGTGTACGCTTGGTTGGTAGGCATGATGGTGATGTGACAGATTTGTCCATATCTCAGTGGATGACTACCCGACTGGCTTCAGGATCAAATGATGGCATG GTAAAGATTTGGGACGATCGCAAGTTAGCACCTCTATCGATTCTAAAGCCACATGATGGTCAAGCTGTTTACTCAGTTGCCTTTCTTACAGCACCTGAGCGCCCGCATCATATAAATCTCATCACTGCT GGTCCTCTAAACCGAGAAATTAAAATTTGGGCTTCTACTAATGAAGAAGGTTGGTTGTTGCCAAGCGACTCTGAGACTTGGAATTGCACGCAGACTCTGGAACTTGTTAGTTCTCTGGAACCTAAAGTCGAGGAGGCATTTTTCAACCAAGTCGCAGTGCTGCCTCAAGCAAGCATTATCTTACTTGCGAATGCGAAGAAGAATGCTATTTACGCTGTGCATGTTGAGTATGGCTCAGACCCCGCTTCTACCCGCTTGGATTATATCGCAGATTTTACAGTCGCGATGCCTATTTTAAGTCTTACTGGCACACATGAAAGCCAACCTGATGGTGAGCAGGTAGTTCAAGTCTATTGTGTCCAAACAATGGCCATCCAGCAGTATGGGCTGGAGTTATCACTTTGTTCGCCTCCTACATCTGACACTACCTCATTTGGAAGAGACCCTGCTATTTCACGTGTTTATGATACACCTCTGGAAGTGGTAGGAGCAGAGTCATCCACGGGAACTAGCTTTACAGATTCTTATACCGTCGGTACTTCGAGTAAACAATCAACTTTTGATCAGACTGCAG AGTTTGATCTTAAGCCATCAGCTCCACCACTTACATACACAGAAGGTGATGGTTCTGCGCATCTTCAGTCTGCCCCTCTTGCATCAAACACTGATCTTACTGGATCAGGACCATCAGTAGGCAACCGTGACAAAGACCAATCAGCTTTTGATTATTCGACAAGCCGAATCACTGAGCCAGTTGCCTTGACTAGGCAAGATACACCCATGCCAAAACCAGTTGCCCTCGCTAGGCAAGATACACCCATGCCAAAACCAGTTGCCCTTGCTAGGCAAGATACACCCATGCCAAAGGACAATTTTGGAAAGGATGAATTAAGAGACAGCCACAGTGATGTTCAGATGCTCCCAAATCCTCGCATGATGTTTAAGGTAGGAGGAAATGCCACTCATCTCATAACTCCATCTGAAATTATATCAGGTGCTCTGTCTGCTGAAAGCAATCAGATCTCTAAATCTGATGGCGCAAAAATCCAGGATGACTCTATTAGTAGCCCTCGGATTGCAGAAGTGGAAGCAAAACATGTCGATGAGAGTAAATCTAATCATGATTTGGAACTTGAAGCTGTCAAGGAAGCTCAAGTTGTCTGTGAGAACTCAGAGAAAGATCAAAATTCGTTGGAGCAAACTGTTGAAATGATCAGTGAGCGTTCAGTAACAACTGATAAGTATAGCGTGGAAGAATCACGGTCACCATCTGATAGACTGGTCCCTGACCATACTGGTGCTGCTGGAGAAAATGTTTCAAACAAAACCGTAGAAAAACCTGGCATAAGTGACTCCTCTGTGTCTAGGGAGCAATCATCTTCATATACAAAGGACAAGGTTTTTCATCCTCAAGCATCTGGTCAGTCATCACCTTCTACAAGCGCATTTAACTCAACTGAGTCTTCACATGAACCTGTCAGCAGTGCATACCCTCCTATTCAATCCTCTTCAGAAGTTGCCGATATGCTGCAACAG CTAATAGCCATGCAGAAGGATATGCAGAAGCAGCTAGGTACTATCGTTATTGCTCCCATTGCGAAGGAAGGCAAAAGAATTGAAACATCACTAGGCCGTACAATGGAAAAATCTATCAAGGCTAGCATTGATGCCTTGTGGGCTCGTTTCCTGGAGGAGAACACAAAACGTGAGAAGGCTGAAAGGGAGCGAATGCAGCAAATGACCACTCTCATCACAAGCTCAATAAACAAGGACCTTCCTGCTATGTTGGATAAGTTAGTAAAGAAAGAAGTTTCTTCACTTGGACCTGTTGTTGCACGGGCAATGACACCTATTATTGAGAAGTCCTTAACTTCTATAGTTGCTGATGCAGTTCAG AAAGCGGTGGGTGACAAGGTGGTGAATCAGCTGGACAAATCTGTTACTGCAAAACTTGAAGCTACACTTGCTAGGCAAATCCAAATGCAATTTCATACATCTGTAAAACAGACTCTTCAG GATGTTTTACGCACTAGCTTTGAATCATTGCTTGTTCCAGCATTTGAACAATCATGCAAGACAATGTTTGAGCAAGTAGACAGTGCATTCCAGAAAGGAATGTCTGAGCATGCTGTTGCTATTCAGCAGCAGGTTGAGGCAGCACATACTCCATTGGTGCTTACTTTAAAG GAAACTATCACTTCTGCATCCTCAATCACCCAGAATCTCACATCAGAGTTACTTGATGGGAATCGCAAAATTTTGGCGCTGGTTACATCTGGCAATGCCAATGCGCAAAATACAAATGTTCTGCAGCCCAACAATGGTCCTATCACTGGCCCGCCAGAG GTCGAGGCACCATTAGACCCGATGAAGGAGCTGGGAAGACTGCTAGCTGAACACAAATTTGACGAGGCTTTTACAGTAGCACTTCAAAGAAGTGACGTGTCAATTGTGTCTTGGTTATGCTCTCAG GTTGATTTGCGTGGATTATGTACAATGGCCCCAGTCCCTCTGAACCAGGGAGTCCTCCTAGCCCTACTCCAGCAGCTAGCAGTTGATATTGGCACCGAGACATCCCGGAAAATTCAGTGGATGACAGATGTTGCCATGGCGATCAATCCGACAGACCAAGTCATCGCCATACATGTGAGGCCTATCTTCGAGCAAGTCTACGCCAAATTGGCTCACCACCGGTCGCTCCCCACCACCAGTCCATTGGATAACAGCAATCTTCGCTTGCTTATGCATGTCATCAACTCAGTTCTGCTTAGCTACAAGTGA